A genome region from Ignavibacteriota bacterium includes the following:
- a CDS encoding DUF1349 domain-containing protein, translating into MAFDLRSGRAAARLSLFLFCLLSIMQPAKAIAQGTTLRVVVLGSSTAAGANASPLSLSWVNRYTAYLATTVPGSEVINLGVGGYTTFSVMPTGNVPPSPWNTSEYSPATNNNITAALALNPSLIIINLPTNDCDLHVPIELQMANYTAIVAAAAAQQVPVWISTPQPRTNGDVAARALLATMVQSTFEAFPDRAVDFWTGVADADGRILPIYDSDQVHLNNAGHAVLYDRAVATIVTTPPPFPVIAMHPRARAVMENDSTSFQVIAFGDPGLSYEWQKNGSPIPGANSARYVIANAAASDSGALLRCIVSDGTGTDTSRAVRLTVQRIPPSANTIVSDDFSGPAINSALWSAVDPLGDATFAVTGTGTQDARLAITVPAGTTHDLWTGTLTAPRLLQSVPDADFTVDVKFDGTMNAEYQTQGLIAVQDASTFIRFDFVRDASRTRFFAATFNGGLPTVRKDTAITSGSPLYLRVNRTGNTWTGSFSYDGSTWKTTVSFSSTLTLTGIGPFAGNAGSTPPAFTSLVDYVFNTASPIDPEDGSITPLPPTIIGHPQSQAVVAGQPVTFTVSASGTGPFSYEWQRNTIPINGATASSYTIPAATAADSGAGFRCVVTNGSGNAVSNTAVLTVTQIPASPAVTSDDFSGPSINTSLWSMVDPLGDASFALTGTGTQDARLAITIPAGVSHDLWTGGFNAPRIVQSIPNTDFSMDVRFESSLATQYQMQGIIVQQDASNLIRFDIVKDASSTRFFAATFFGGSATVRKDTAIVASGAIHLRVRREGSTWTGSYSVNGTQWVTAAVFSQPLTVTAAGPFAGNHGVPVSSTPAFTALIDYVFNTSSPIAPEDGPPVPVAPTVLTDPQAATVTAGQPATFTITASGTTPLTFQWQRNGAPIASASSASYTISATSAADSGAMFRCIVTNSVGADTSAGARLHVMTPPVGVASDNFNGPSLNGSLWTFVNPLGDASVSMTGSAVRFAIPAGTEHDLWTGSMNAPRLLQTVPNADVSVEAKFDAAMSAEYQTAGIIAVQDATTFVRFDFVRDAANTRFFAASFSAGSPTVRKDTVIASGAPLYLRVQRTGNTWTGSFSSNGTSWRSAVTFPATITLTAIGPFAGNAGSNPPAFNALIDYFFNTAAPLTPRIGEIAGIRQGADVSAPATYGLMQNYPNPFNPSTTIRYALPTASQVQIRIYNTLGSEVATLVEGERGEGLHEVTFDAAGLPSGVYYCRMIAGTFTANRKLLLVR; encoded by the coding sequence ATGGCCTTTGACCTCCGTTCCGGCAGAGCTGCAGCCCGCCTGAGCCTTTTCCTCTTTTGTCTCCTCAGCATCATGCAGCCGGCAAAGGCTATCGCGCAGGGAACCACGCTCCGCGTCGTTGTCCTGGGATCATCAACCGCAGCCGGGGCCAATGCCAGTCCGCTCTCCCTTTCATGGGTCAACCGGTACACGGCGTATCTTGCGACGACGGTCCCGGGTTCTGAGGTCATCAATCTGGGGGTCGGCGGATACACCACATTCAGCGTCATGCCCACGGGAAATGTGCCTCCCTCCCCCTGGAACACCAGTGAATACTCCCCTGCAACGAACAACAACATCACGGCGGCACTCGCACTCAACCCGAGCCTGATCATCATCAATTTACCGACGAACGACTGCGACCTCCATGTTCCGATCGAGCTCCAGATGGCGAACTACACCGCCATCGTTGCCGCGGCAGCAGCACAGCAAGTCCCCGTGTGGATCTCAACGCCCCAACCGCGAACCAATGGTGATGTGGCGGCACGAGCGCTCCTCGCCACGATGGTACAATCGACCTTCGAGGCCTTCCCGGACAGGGCTGTCGACTTTTGGACGGGTGTCGCCGATGCCGACGGAAGGATCCTCCCGATCTACGACTCGGACCAGGTCCACCTGAACAATGCCGGTCACGCGGTGCTCTACGATCGTGCGGTTGCCACGATCGTGACCACGCCCCCGCCCTTCCCTGTGATCGCGATGCACCCCCGGGCCCGCGCGGTCATGGAGAACGATTCGACCTCATTCCAGGTGATCGCCTTTGGCGATCCCGGGCTGAGCTACGAGTGGCAGAAGAACGGTTCCCCGATCCCCGGAGCGAACTCTGCACGGTACGTCATCGCGAACGCCGCGGCATCCGACAGTGGTGCGCTGCTGCGGTGCATTGTCAGCGATGGTACGGGGACCGACACCTCACGTGCGGTCCGCCTTACCGTCCAACGCATCCCCCCGTCAGCGAACACCATCGTATCGGATGATTTCAGCGGCCCCGCGATCAACAGTGCGCTCTGGTCAGCGGTCGACCCGCTCGGAGACGCGACATTCGCTGTCACAGGAACCGGGACTCAGGATGCGCGCCTCGCGATCACCGTACCGGCCGGCACGACGCATGACCTCTGGACGGGGACACTTACGGCCCCGCGCCTCCTGCAGTCCGTCCCGGATGCGGACTTCACTGTCGACGTGAAGTTCGATGGCACCATGAATGCCGAGTATCAGACACAGGGGCTCATCGCGGTGCAGGACGCATCCACGTTCATCAGATTCGACTTCGTCCGTGATGCTTCCAGGACCCGTTTCTTCGCTGCCACGTTCAACGGCGGCCTGCCCACGGTACGGAAGGACACGGCCATCACAAGCGGCTCGCCCCTGTACCTGCGCGTCAACCGCACGGGCAACACGTGGACCGGCTCGTTCTCCTATGATGGGAGCACGTGGAAGACCACAGTGAGTTTCTCCTCCACGCTCACGCTCACGGGGATCGGCCCCTTCGCAGGCAACGCGGGTTCCACGCCACCGGCCTTCACGTCGCTCGTCGACTACGTCTTCAACACGGCATCGCCGATCGACCCCGAAGACGGTTCCATCACCCCCCTGCCGCCCACGATCATCGGACACCCACAATCGCAGGCCGTTGTCGCGGGCCAACCGGTGACCTTCACGGTCAGCGCGAGCGGGACCGGGCCATTCTCGTATGAGTGGCAACGCAACACCATTCCCATCAATGGGGCCACGGCATCCTCGTATACCATACCGGCGGCCACGGCAGCCGACAGCGGGGCGGGTTTCCGCTGTGTGGTCACCAATGGTTCCGGGAACGCGGTCAGCAATACAGCGGTGCTCACGGTGACGCAGATCCCGGCATCACCTGCCGTGACCTCTGACGATTTCAGCGGGCCGTCGATCAATACCTCATTGTGGAGCATGGTGGATCCCCTCGGGGATGCATCCTTTGCTCTCACGGGAACCGGAACACAGGATGCGCGCCTGGCGATCACGATCCCTGCCGGGGTCTCGCATGACCTCTGGACCGGCGGCTTCAACGCGCCCCGCATCGTCCAGTCGATCCCGAATACCGATTTCTCGATGGACGTCAGGTTCGAGTCGAGCCTTGCGACGCAGTATCAGATGCAGGGGATCATCGTCCAGCAGGATGCATCGAACCTCATCCGGTTCGACATCGTCAAAGATGCGTCCTCAACGCGTTTCTTCGCCGCAACGTTCTTCGGCGGTTCAGCGACGGTCCGCAAGGACACCGCGATCGTCGCCAGCGGCGCGATCCATCTCCGCGTGCGCCGGGAGGGTTCCACCTGGACCGGATCCTATTCTGTGAACGGGACCCAGTGGGTCACCGCAGCGGTGTTCAGTCAGCCCCTCACCGTGACGGCGGCGGGCCCGTTTGCGGGGAACCACGGGGTTCCGGTCTCATCGACGCCGGCGTTCACGGCGCTGATCGACTATGTGTTCAATACCTCTTCACCGATCGCTCCTGAGGACGGTCCGCCGGTGCCGGTGGCACCCACGGTGCTCACGGATCCCCAGGCAGCAACGGTCACTGCCGGACAGCCTGCAACATTCACCATCACGGCATCCGGCACCACCCCGCTGACATTTCAATGGCAAAGGAACGGGGCACCGATCGCCTCTGCCTCATCTGCTTCCTACACGATCAGCGCCACGTCAGCCGCCGACAGCGGGGCGATGTTCCGGTGTATCGTCACCAACAGCGTCGGCGCCGATACCAGCGCCGGCGCCAGGCTCCATGTCATGACACCACCCGTTGGTGTCGCGTCGGACAATTTCAATGGACCGTCCCTGAACGGATCGCTCTGGACCTTCGTCAATCCGCTCGGCGATGCATCCGTTTCGATGACGGGATCCGCGGTGCGCTTCGCCATCCCGGCCGGCACGGAGCACGACCTCTGGACCGGCTCCATGAACGCGCCCCGCCTCCTGCAGACGGTGCCGAATGCCGATGTATCCGTGGAAGCGAAATTCGATGCGGCCATGAGCGCGGAGTACCAGACGGCCGGCATCATCGCCGTGCAGGATGCGACCACGTTCGTCCGTTTCGACTTCGTGCGCGACGCAGCCAACACGCGCTTCTTCGCCGCCAGCTTCAGCGCAGGGAGTCCCACGGTCAGGAAGGATACCGTCATTGCCAGCGGAGCGCCGCTGTATCTCCGCGTCCAGCGTACGGGCAACACCTGGACAGGTTCATTCTCGAGCAATGGGACGAGCTGGCGGAGCGCAGTGACATTCCCGGCAACCATCACGCTTACGGCGATCGGCCCGTTCGCGGGGAATGCGGGGTCAAATCCCCCTGCATTCAATGCGCTGATCGACTACTTCTTCAACACTGCGGCGCCGTTGACCCCGAGGATCGGGGAGATCGCGGGGATACGCCAGGGTGCGGACGTCAGCGCGCCGGCAACGTATGGACTCATGCAGAACTATCCGAATCCGTTCAATCCGTCTACGACCATCCGGTACGCCTTGCCCACAGCATCACAGGTGCAGATACGGATCTACAACACGCTGGGGTCGGAGGTTGCGACGCTTGTGGAAGGAGAACGGGGCGAAGGGCTGCACGAGGTCACCTTCGATGCGGCGGGACTTCCTTCGGGGGTGTACTACTGCCGGATGATCGCGGGGACGTTCACGGCCAACCGGAAACTCCTGCTGGTCCGGTAG